One stretch of Cedecea neteri DNA includes these proteins:
- a CDS encoding LysR substrate-binding domain-containing protein, giving the protein MLKHWPPLNALRGFEAAARLGSFHQAASELHLTQSAISQQIRSLEAYLEQPLFFRSGRSVSLTDAGQDLYSTAQVMLQQLAVGIRRLDQYRKPNQLIVNTTPAFARHWLLPNLADFNRQHPETDLWLFTSFDPPDMAGETIDVAIRDDVSQQAECIFEVLYKDRLYPACHPNVLKVPEELRTTLHGEREMSWEHWSVAGGADVGQQSQGLNFSDPGLLLDAAADGLGIALVSQLLAERKRANEQLIPLVEQTVRGADWAWLIHRDSENDPLTRQFCTWLRGKVERPD; this is encoded by the coding sequence ATGTTAAAACACTGGCCACCGTTAAATGCCCTGCGCGGGTTTGAAGCCGCCGCGCGCCTGGGAAGCTTTCACCAGGCTGCGTCTGAACTGCATCTCACCCAGTCGGCCATCAGCCAGCAGATCCGCAGCCTGGAGGCTTATCTGGAACAGCCGCTGTTCTTTCGCAGCGGGCGCAGCGTCAGCCTGACGGACGCCGGGCAGGATCTCTACAGCACCGCGCAGGTTATGCTGCAACAGCTGGCCGTGGGTATCCGCCGCCTCGATCAGTACCGCAAGCCGAACCAGCTTATCGTGAACACTACGCCAGCCTTCGCCAGGCACTGGCTGCTGCCCAATCTGGCGGACTTTAACCGCCAGCACCCGGAAACGGATTTGTGGCTGTTTACCAGCTTTGACCCGCCGGATATGGCCGGCGAAACTATCGACGTGGCTATCCGGGACGACGTCAGCCAGCAGGCGGAATGTATTTTCGAGGTGTTGTACAAGGATAGACTTTATCCGGCCTGTCACCCCAATGTGCTGAAGGTGCCGGAAGAGCTGCGGACAACGCTTCACGGCGAGCGTGAGATGAGCTGGGAGCACTGGAGCGTGGCCGGAGGTGCGGACGTCGGCCAGCAAAGTCAGGGGCTGAACTTCTCTGACCCAGGATTGTTGCTGGATGCGGCCGCAGACGGGCTGGGTATCGCGCTTGTTAGCCAGCTGCTGGCGGAAAGAAAAAGGGCAAACGAGCAGCTCATCCCGCTGGTGGAGCAAACCGTGCGCGGCGCAGACTGGGCGTGGCTTATCCATCGTGACAGCGAAAATGACCCGCTAACCCGCCAGTTTTGCACGTGGCTGCGGGGCAAAGTGGAAAGGCCGGACTAA
- a CDS encoding DUF3748 domain-containing protein has translation MKQLTFAPRHHQLTNVNTWTPDSQWLAFDVRPSGASFTGATIERVNILNGDVEVVYRAPEGAHVGVVTVNPQQPERYVFIHGPENPDADWHYDFHHRRGVVVNKGEASNLDAMDITSPYTPGALRGGSHVHVWSPDGSRLSFTYNDHVMHELDERLDLRNVGIALPFGPVTPPRQHPREYDGSHYCVLVSRTTPQPQPGSDEINRAYEEGWVGEHGYRKPDGSLQRWALAFIGDTRSASGEKVPELFIVDLPDEAQAYQLAGSEPLCGTESTLPAPPKGVMQRRLTFTHERRYPGLVNQPRHWVRSSPDGSQLAFLMRDDSGVVQLWTLSPNGGEPRQVTHGEHGVQSAFNWHPSGKVLGFVQQGRVVLCDAQSGAITTLGAAEGEAPSGDAIVFSPDGKQVAWMQEIDGFRQLWSAETGL, from the coding sequence ATAAAACAACTCACCTTCGCACCGCGTCATCATCAGCTTACCAACGTTAACACCTGGACGCCGGACAGCCAGTGGCTGGCCTTCGACGTGCGGCCATCGGGCGCCTCTTTTACCGGTGCAACCATCGAGCGAGTCAATATCCTGAACGGCGATGTCGAAGTGGTCTATCGCGCGCCTGAAGGGGCCCACGTTGGCGTGGTGACCGTGAATCCGCAACAGCCGGAGCGTTACGTCTTTATCCACGGCCCGGAAAACCCGGATGCCGACTGGCATTATGACTTCCATCACCGCCGTGGCGTGGTTGTGAACAAGGGCGAGGCCAGCAATCTTGATGCGATGGACATTACCTCGCCTTATACCCCTGGCGCACTGCGCGGCGGCAGCCACGTTCACGTCTGGAGCCCGGACGGCAGCCGCCTGAGCTTTACCTACAACGACCACGTGATGCACGAGCTTGATGAGCGTTTAGATCTGCGCAACGTCGGCATTGCGTTGCCTTTTGGGCCCGTAACGCCACCCAGGCAGCACCCGCGTGAATATGACGGCAGCCATTATTGCGTGCTGGTGAGTCGCACAACGCCGCAGCCGCAGCCCGGCAGCGATGAGATTAACCGCGCCTACGAAGAAGGCTGGGTCGGTGAGCATGGTTATCGCAAGCCAGACGGCAGCCTCCAGCGCTGGGCGCTGGCGTTTATCGGCGATACCCGGTCCGCAAGCGGCGAAAAAGTGCCTGAGCTGTTTATCGTGGATCTACCTGATGAAGCGCAGGCTTATCAGCTCGCCGGAAGCGAACCGCTGTGCGGCACTGAAAGCACGCTGCCGGCGCCGCCAAAAGGCGTGATGCAGCGCAGGCTGACCTTTACCCACGAGCGCCGCTATCCGGGCCTGGTGAATCAGCCTCGTCATTGGGTGCGCAGCAGCCCGGACGGCAGCCAGCTTGCCTTCCTGATGCGGGACGACAGCGGCGTGGTACAGCTCTGGACGCTTTCCCCGAACGGCGGCGAGCCACGGCAGGTCACCCACGGCGAACACGGCGTGCAGTCGGCCTTTAACTGGCATCCTTCAGGGAAGGTTCTGGGGTTTGTGCAGCAGGGACGCGTGGTACTGTGTGACGCGCAAAGCGGAGCGATTACGACATTAGGTGCAGCGGAAGGGGAAGCGCCTTCCGGCGATGCTATCGTCTTTTCTCCGGACGGCAAGCAGGTCGCCTGGATGCAGGAGATCGACGGTTTCCGCCAGCTATGGAGCGCGGAAACCGGGCTTTAA
- a CDS encoding YceK/YidQ family lipoprotein, translated as MIMRNWFSTLVLSSGLFLLTGCSSMMSHSGGKEGVYPGTRASAATLGDDETSWAIKPLVALDLPFTAVLDTVLLPWDMFRKDNSVRSRVEASEKQNLATNSVIPPAELPH; from the coding sequence ATGATAATGAGAAACTGGTTTTCAACTCTGGTGCTTAGCAGCGGGCTGTTCTTACTCACAGGCTGCTCCAGTATGATGTCGCACAGCGGGGGCAAAGAAGGTGTCTATCCGGGCACCCGTGCAAGCGCGGCAACGCTTGGCGACGACGAAACAAGCTGGGCCATCAAGCCCCTGGTTGCGCTGGATCTGCCGTTTACCGCCGTGCTGGATACGGTGCTGTTGCCGTGGGATATGTTCCGGAAGGATAACTCGGTGAGATCGCGTGTTGAAGCCAGCGAGAAACAGAATCTGGCCACTAATTCCGTTATCCCACCGGCAGAACTTCCTCATTAA
- the ibpA gene encoding small heat shock chaperone IbpA: protein MRNFDLSPLYRSAIGFDRLFNLLESNQSQSNGGYPPYNVELVDENHYRIAIAVAGFAESELDITAQDNLLIVKGAHADEQQERTYLYQGIAERNFERKFQLAENIHVRGASLVNGLLYIELEREIPESMKPRRIEIN from the coding sequence ATGCGTAACTTCGATCTTTCTCCGCTCTACCGTTCCGCCATCGGTTTTGACCGCCTGTTTAACCTGCTGGAAAGCAACCAGAGCCAAAGCAACGGCGGCTACCCTCCGTACAACGTTGAATTAGTGGATGAAAACCACTATCGCATTGCTATTGCCGTCGCCGGTTTCGCCGAAAGCGAACTGGATATCACCGCCCAGGACAATCTGCTGATTGTTAAAGGCGCGCACGCAGACGAGCAGCAAGAGCGTACCTATCTCTATCAGGGTATTGCTGAGCGTAACTTCGAACGCAAATTCCAGCTTGCAGAAAACATCCACGTACGTGGTGCAAGCCTGGTTAACGGCCTGCTGTACATCGAGCTGGAGCGTGAAATTCCAGAATCGATGAAGCCTCGCCGCATCGAAATTAACTAA
- the ibpB gene encoding small heat shock chaperone IbpB, giving the protein MRNYDLSPLLRQWIGFDKLANALQSSSESQSFPPYNIEKSDDNHYRITLALAGFRQEDLDIELEGTRLSVKGTPVKPEKEVNWLHQGLVTQPFSLSFTLAEHMQVSGATFTNGLLHIDLVREIPEEIAPQRIAISERPALNS; this is encoded by the coding sequence ATGCGTAACTACGATTTATCCCCACTGCTGCGTCAATGGATCGGTTTTGACAAGTTAGCGAACGCGCTCCAGTCCAGCAGCGAAAGCCAGAGCTTCCCGCCGTATAACATCGAAAAGAGCGACGATAACCATTATCGCATCACATTGGCGCTGGCCGGTTTCCGCCAGGAAGATCTCGATATCGAGCTGGAAGGCACCCGCCTGAGCGTGAAGGGCACCCCGGTTAAACCGGAAAAAGAGGTCAACTGGCTGCATCAGGGCCTGGTGACTCAGCCGTTTAGCCTGAGCTTCACCCTGGCCGAGCATATGCAGGTTTCAGGGGCAACGTTCACCAACGGCCTGCTGCATATTGACCTGGTACGCGAAATCCCAGAAGAAATTGCTCCGCAGCGGATCGCCATTAGCGAACGCCCCGCGCTTAATAGCTAA
- a CDS encoding putative transporter, with product MSGIALTVSMLALVAVVGLWIGNIKIRGVGFGIGGVLFGGIIVGHFVNQAGIGLNGDMLHFIQEFGLILFVYTIGIQVGPGFFSSLRVSGLRLNLFAILIVVLGALVTAVVYKLFDVPLPVVLGIFSGAVTNTPALGAGQQILTDLGTPAQLVDHMGMSYAMAYPFGICGILMTMWLLRIAFRVSVDKEAQQFEASSGQNHAQLQTINICVANPNLNGLAIQDIPILNSDEIICSRLKRGELLMVPSPGALVETGDLLHLVGAEKDLHKALLVIGTEVETSLSTRGTDLRVERVVVTNEKVLGKKIRDLHLKQKYDVVISRLNRAGVELVASSNASLQFGDILNLVGRPQSIDAVAAEVGNAQHKLQQVQMLPVFIGIGLGVLLGSIPLFIPGFPAALRLGLAGGPLIMALILGRIGSIGKLYWFMPPSANLALRELGIVLFLAVVGLKSGGDFIDTLLAGDGVSWIGYGILITAIPLITVGLLARLLAKMNYLTLCGMLAGSMTDPPALAFANGLHASSGAAALSYATVYPLVMFLRIITPQLLVLLFWGL from the coding sequence ATGAGTGGAATAGCGTTAACCGTCAGCATGCTGGCGTTGGTCGCCGTAGTGGGCCTGTGGATCGGCAATATCAAGATCCGTGGCGTAGGGTTCGGTATCGGAGGCGTGCTGTTTGGCGGGATTATTGTCGGCCACTTTGTTAATCAGGCCGGGATTGGCCTGAACGGTGACATGCTGCACTTTATTCAGGAATTTGGGCTGATCCTGTTTGTCTATACCATCGGTATTCAGGTTGGGCCCGGCTTCTTCTCTTCGCTCCGCGTCTCCGGCCTGCGGCTTAACCTGTTCGCTATTCTGATCGTCGTGCTGGGTGCGCTGGTCACCGCCGTGGTCTATAAGCTGTTTGATGTTCCGCTGCCGGTGGTGCTGGGGATCTTCTCCGGTGCAGTCACCAATACCCCCGCGCTGGGGGCGGGGCAGCAGATCCTCACCGATCTCGGCACGCCAGCACAATTGGTTGACCACATGGGGATGAGCTACGCGATGGCGTACCCGTTTGGGATTTGCGGCATCCTGATGACCATGTGGCTACTGCGCATAGCATTTCGCGTTAGCGTCGACAAAGAAGCGCAGCAGTTTGAAGCCAGCAGCGGGCAAAATCACGCTCAGCTGCAGACCATCAATATCTGCGTTGCCAACCCCAACCTGAACGGCCTGGCAATTCAGGACATCCCTATTCTTAACAGTGACGAGATAATCTGTTCCCGCCTCAAGCGTGGTGAATTGCTGATGGTGCCTTCACCAGGCGCCCTTGTTGAGACCGGCGACCTGCTGCACCTGGTCGGGGCGGAAAAGGATCTGCACAAAGCGCTGCTGGTGATCGGCACCGAGGTGGAGACTTCGCTTTCAACGCGAGGCACGGATCTGCGGGTTGAACGTGTGGTGGTGACGAATGAGAAGGTTTTAGGCAAGAAGATCCGCGATCTGCATCTAAAACAAAAATACGACGTCGTCATTTCACGACTTAACCGCGCGGGCGTGGAGCTGGTGGCCAGCAGCAATGCCAGCCTGCAGTTTGGCGACATCCTCAACCTCGTGGGCCGCCCTCAATCGATAGATGCGGTGGCCGCAGAAGTCGGTAACGCGCAGCACAAGCTGCAGCAGGTACAAATGCTGCCGGTCTTTATCGGCATCGGGCTTGGCGTACTGCTGGGCTCCATTCCGCTGTTTATCCCCGGTTTCCCGGCCGCGTTGCGCCTTGGGCTGGCTGGTGGACCGCTGATTATGGCGCTGATCCTTGGGCGCATTGGTAGCATCGGCAAGCTGTACTGGTTTATGCCGCCGAGCGCAAACCTGGCGCTGCGTGAGCTGGGCATCGTGCTGTTTCTGGCGGTGGTCGGGCTTAAGTCCGGCGGGGATTTTATCGACACGCTGCTGGCGGGCGACGGCGTAAGCTGGATTGGCTACGGCATTCTGATCACGGCTATTCCGCTGATTACCGTCGGCCTGCTTGCTCGCCTGCTGGCGAAGATGAACTACCTGACGCTGTGCGGCATGCTGGCGGGCTCGATGACCGACCCGCCTGCGCTGGCCTTTGCCAACGGGCTGCATGCATCCAGCGGTGCGGCCGCGCTTTCTTATGCCACGGTTTACCCGCTGGTGATGTTCCTGCGCATTATTACTCCCCAACTGCTGGTGCTGCTGTTTTGGGGTCTATAG
- a CDS encoding GntR family transcriptional regulator, protein MIYKSIADRLRLRLNSADYTIGSPLPGEKKLAEEFGVSRMTIRKAVALLIGWGLVTRRQGSGTWVTKKDVHHETTNLTGFVEVMHSQGKEVLSEVLEFNVMPAPPAIASLLRIKIDEKIYYSRRVRAVGGKPLMVEDSYMPVKLFRNLSLAHLEGSKFSYIEDECQIIISGNYETLTPVLADAKTARLLNIAEATPILRITSLSYSDKGEFLNYSVMFRNASEYQVDYHLRRDHTRVPPEQPGGGEL, encoded by the coding sequence ATGATCTACAAATCCATTGCCGACCGACTGCGACTGCGGCTTAACTCCGCCGACTACACCATCGGCAGCCCGCTGCCCGGTGAGAAAAAACTCGCCGAGGAGTTTGGCGTTTCGAGAATGACCATCCGCAAAGCGGTGGCGCTGCTTATCGGCTGGGGGCTGGTTACACGTCGCCAGGGCAGCGGCACATGGGTCACTAAAAAAGATGTTCACCACGAAACCACCAATCTGACGGGGTTTGTGGAAGTGATGCACAGCCAGGGAAAAGAGGTGCTGAGCGAGGTGCTGGAGTTTAACGTGATGCCAGCGCCACCGGCGATTGCCAGCCTGCTGCGCATTAAAATAGACGAGAAAATTTACTACTCCCGCCGCGTGCGCGCCGTCGGCGGTAAGCCGCTGATGGTGGAAGACAGCTACATGCCGGTAAAGCTCTTCCGTAACCTGTCGCTGGCCCACCTTGAAGGGTCAAAATTCAGCTATATCGAAGACGAATGCCAGATAATCATTAGCGGCAACTATGAAACGCTGACGCCGGTTCTCGCCGACGCCAAAACGGCCAGGCTGCTGAACATCGCGGAGGCGACGCCTATTCTGCGCATCACGTCGCTCTCCTACAGCGATAAAGGCGAGTTTCTTAACTATTCGGTGATGTTCAGAAATGCCAGCGAATACCAGGTGGATTATCACCTACGCAGGGATCATACGAGGGTGCCGCCCGAGCAGCCGGGCGGCGGTGAGCTATAG
- a CDS encoding alpha-glucoside-specific PTS transporter subunit IIBC, which yields MLSQIQRFGGAMFTPVLLFPFAGIVVGLAIMLRNPLFVGEALTAPDTLFAQIVHIIEEGGWTVFRNMPLIFAVGLPIGLAKQAQARACLAVLVSFLTWNYFINAMGMTWGHYFGVDFSLEPTAGSGLTMMAGIKTLDTSIIGAIVISGIVTAIHNRYFDKPLPVFLGIFQGSSFVVIVAFLVMIPCAWLTLLGWPKVQLGIESLQAFLRGAGALGVWVYTFLERILIPTGLHHFVYGPFIFGPAAVEGGIQVYWAQHLQEFSQSTASLKSLFPEGGFALHGNSKVFGSVGIALALYYTASPQNRVKVAGLLIPATLTAMLVGITEPLEFTFLFISPLLFAVHAFLAASMATVMYMAGVVGNMGGGLLDQFLPQNWIPMFHNHASMVFTQIGIGIAFTGVYFVVFRALILRFNLKTPGREDSEIKLYSKADYQAARQQTSAAVSQDAKHGQAYGILQALGGAANIGSLNNCATRLRITLADMALTEADEVFKALGAHGVVRSGNGIQVIVGLHVPQIRDQIETLIKQQVSDENPSMTEAVS from the coding sequence ATGCTCAGTCAAATACAACGCTTTGGTGGTGCAATGTTTACCCCGGTTTTGCTTTTCCCCTTTGCCGGGATCGTGGTCGGGCTTGCCATCATGCTGCGCAACCCGCTGTTTGTTGGGGAGGCGCTCACCGCACCTGACACCCTTTTTGCTCAAATTGTTCATATCATCGAAGAAGGCGGCTGGACGGTGTTCCGTAATATGCCGCTGATTTTCGCCGTCGGCCTGCCTATTGGCCTGGCGAAACAGGCCCAGGCGCGAGCTTGCCTTGCGGTGCTGGTTAGTTTCCTGACCTGGAACTATTTCATCAACGCGATGGGGATGACGTGGGGGCATTACTTCGGCGTCGACTTTAGCCTCGAACCTACCGCAGGCAGCGGCCTGACGATGATGGCCGGCATTAAAACGCTGGATACCAGTATCATCGGGGCAATTGTTATCTCAGGCATCGTCACCGCCATTCACAACCGCTATTTTGACAAGCCGCTGCCGGTGTTCCTGGGGATATTCCAGGGCAGCTCGTTCGTGGTTATTGTGGCTTTCCTTGTGATGATCCCCTGCGCCTGGCTGACGCTGCTCGGCTGGCCAAAAGTGCAGCTCGGCATCGAATCGCTGCAGGCATTTTTACGCGGTGCCGGGGCGCTTGGCGTCTGGGTATACACCTTCCTTGAGCGCATCCTGATCCCCACCGGGTTGCACCACTTTGTCTACGGTCCGTTCATCTTCGGCCCGGCGGCGGTTGAAGGCGGCATTCAGGTGTACTGGGCACAGCATCTGCAGGAGTTCAGCCAGAGCACCGCTTCGCTGAAATCCCTGTTCCCGGAAGGCGGCTTTGCCCTGCACGGCAACTCGAAGGTGTTTGGCTCGGTGGGCATCGCGCTGGCGCTTTACTACACCGCTTCACCGCAGAACCGCGTGAAGGTTGCCGGGCTGCTAATCCCCGCGACGCTAACCGCCATGCTGGTCGGCATTACCGAACCGCTGGAATTCACCTTCCTGTTTATCTCCCCGCTGCTGTTCGCTGTGCATGCCTTCCTGGCGGCCTCGATGGCAACGGTGATGTACATGGCGGGCGTGGTAGGCAACATGGGCGGCGGCCTGCTTGACCAGTTCCTGCCGCAAAACTGGATCCCCATGTTCCATAACCACGCGTCGATGGTCTTTACCCAGATAGGCATCGGCATCGCCTTTACCGGCGTCTACTTCGTGGTTTTCCGCGCCTTAATCCTGCGCTTCAACCTGAAAACGCCAGGCCGGGAAGACAGCGAAATCAAACTCTACAGCAAGGCTGATTACCAGGCCGCTCGCCAGCAAACTAGTGCGGCGGTGAGCCAGGACGCAAAACACGGCCAGGCCTATGGCATCCTGCAGGCGCTTGGCGGCGCGGCGAACATCGGCAGCCTCAATAACTGCGCTACTCGCCTGCGTATCACGCTCGCCGATATGGCGCTGACCGAAGCCGACGAAGTGTTTAAAGCCCTTGGCGCCCACGGCGTGGTGCGCAGCGGCAACGGCATTCAGGTGATTGTCGGGCTGCATGTCCCGCAAATTCGCGACCAGATTGAAACCCTTATTAAGCAGCAAGTCTCAGACGAAAATCCATCCATGACGGAGGCAGTATCATGA
- a CDS encoding 6-phospho-alpha-glucosidase: MKKFSVVVAGGGSTFTPGIVLMLLANQNRFPLRALKFYDNDGSRQETIAEACKIILKEQAPDIDFSYTTDPQEAFSDVDFVMAHIRVGKYPMREKDEKIPLRHGVLGQETCGPGGIAYGMRSIGGVLELVDYMEKYSPNAWMLNYSNPAAIVAEATRRLRPNSKILNICDMPIGIESRMAQIVGLKDRKEMKVRYYGLNHFGWWTHVEDKDGNDLMPKIREHVAKHGYVPPTDEHGTEASWNDTFAKAKDVWALDPDTLPNTYLKYYLYPDYVVQHSNPQRTRANEVMDHREKHVFGSCNAIISAGKSSAGELEIDEHASYIVDLATAIAFNTQERMLLIVPNNGAINNFDPEAMVEIPCLVGKDGPEPLVVGNIPQFQKGLMSQQVAVEKLVVDAWEHRSYQKLWQAITLSKTVPSASVAKAILDDLVEANKEYWPELK; the protein is encoded by the coding sequence ATGAAAAAATTCTCGGTAGTTGTAGCAGGCGGCGGCAGTACTTTTACCCCAGGCATCGTGCTGATGCTGTTGGCTAACCAGAACCGCTTCCCGCTGCGTGCGCTGAAGTTCTATGATAACGACGGGTCGCGTCAGGAGACCATCGCCGAGGCTTGCAAAATCATCCTGAAAGAGCAGGCGCCGGATATCGACTTCAGCTACACCACCGACCCGCAGGAAGCGTTCAGCGACGTGGATTTTGTGATGGCGCATATTCGCGTGGGCAAATATCCAATGCGCGAAAAAGACGAGAAAATTCCGCTGCGCCACGGCGTGCTCGGGCAGGAAACCTGTGGCCCGGGCGGGATAGCCTACGGCATGCGCTCAATCGGCGGCGTGCTGGAGCTGGTGGATTACATGGAAAAATATTCGCCAAACGCCTGGATGCTCAACTACTCCAACCCGGCGGCTATCGTGGCGGAAGCGACCCGTCGCCTGCGCCCGAATTCAAAAATCCTCAATATCTGCGATATGCCTATCGGCATTGAAAGCCGCATGGCGCAGATTGTGGGCCTGAAGGACCGCAAAGAGATGAAGGTGCGTTACTACGGGCTGAATCACTTTGGCTGGTGGACCCACGTTGAAGATAAAGACGGCAACGATTTGATGCCGAAAATTCGCGAACATGTCGCTAAACATGGTTACGTGCCGCCAACGGACGAGCACGGTACAGAAGCCAGCTGGAACGACACCTTTGCCAAAGCGAAGGATGTCTGGGCGCTCGACCCCGATACGCTGCCGAACACCTACCTGAAATACTATCTCTATCCTGACTACGTGGTGCAGCATTCCAACCCGCAGCGTACCAGGGCGAATGAGGTGATGGATCACCGTGAGAAACACGTATTTGGCTCCTGCAACGCCATTATCAGCGCGGGGAAATCCTCCGCAGGCGAGCTGGAAATTGATGAACACGCCTCCTACATCGTTGACCTTGCGACGGCGATTGCTTTTAACACCCAGGAGCGAATGCTGCTGATTGTGCCGAACAACGGGGCCATCAATAACTTCGACCCGGAAGCGATGGTTGAAATTCCTTGCCTGGTCGGCAAAGACGGGCCGGAACCGCTGGTGGTGGGAAACATCCCTCAGTTCCAGAAAGGATTGATGAGCCAGCAGGTTGCGGTGGAAAAACTGGTGGTGGATGCCTGGGAGCACCGCTCTTACCAGAAACTGTGGCAGGCGATCACCCTGTCGAAAACCGTGCCGAGCGCGTCCGTCGCCAAAGCTATCCTGGACGACCTGGTTGAGGCGAACAAAGAGTACTGGCCTGAATTAAAATAA
- a CDS encoding RES family NAD+ phosphorylase, which yields MAPSDEAKTRAPFGEPVLLAPELPEPGDAIPIFKETLPAGKILYRCHAMTWPGNSFNPGRELTGNDYGARFSPFKDSQGRLVPSLYAADSMAGALAETLFHDLIGGERRGFLSIRPWRHWGMSQLVLKRDLTLVTLKTADLYRMRLSKQLFLLSDRLVYPQTQRWACAIHYQNPTFDGMVWKSRQHDDSSAFLFYGDRAGPEDLAFQREACGIFSAPEVVEEIVKMAVRLGIVLSDE from the coding sequence ATGGCGCCGAGTGATGAGGCCAAAACGAGAGCCCCTTTTGGTGAGCCTGTGCTGCTTGCCCCTGAACTCCCTGAGCCGGGGGACGCGATCCCGATTTTTAAAGAAACTTTACCGGCGGGAAAGATCCTTTATCGCTGTCATGCTATGACCTGGCCTGGAAACAGTTTTAATCCTGGGCGCGAGCTAACCGGCAACGATTACGGTGCGAGATTCAGCCCCTTTAAAGATTCGCAGGGGCGGCTGGTTCCGAGCCTGTATGCGGCAGACAGCATGGCAGGGGCGCTGGCAGAAACGCTTTTTCACGACCTGATTGGCGGCGAGCGGCGGGGGTTTTTATCCATCAGGCCGTGGCGGCACTGGGGAATGAGTCAACTGGTGCTTAAGCGAGACCTGACGCTGGTGACGCTTAAAACGGCAGACCTCTACCGGATGCGGTTATCAAAGCAGTTATTTCTTTTAAGCGATCGTCTGGTGTACCCGCAAACGCAGCGCTGGGCGTGCGCGATTCATTATCAAAATCCCACGTTTGACGGCATGGTCTGGAAGTCCCGACAGCATGATGACAGCAGTGCTTTCCTTTTTTACGGTGACAGAGCTGGTCCTGAGGATTTGGCGTTTCAGCGTGAAGCCTGCGGGATATTTTCAGCGCCAGAAGTGGTTGAAGAGATTGTGAAGATGGCGGTCAGGCTTGGCATTGTGCTCAGCGACGAGTAG
- a CDS encoding cellulase family glycosylhydrolase, translated as MLKPTLILVALSFCASAFAAQQEALPPTWTSQLGVGMNVDWAVTERGIREFDPLTVRDFQQRGFGHVRIRVAGPITHQKLVHLRRIVDACEQYHIVPVISYRAAELKAKPTSDNAEDIVEWWTTVARFFAKNDDSLVFDIIGQPEEKLSTNPQLLNQIYDKTVKAIHKISPQRHIFVAPRNHASPEALSTLKIPESRHGLVMADWHLMPGGPKNWNGKTWNGKNQWTTGTDAEKAAIHARIETAVRWQQKTGHLSWVGNWSPGSKLPLDQQVAMATFVACELQKAQIPYAINGDEKFYDGEEGAWRTDMVPVLDAILKPQCQ; from the coding sequence ATGTTAAAGCCGACTCTTATTCTGGTTGCCCTCTCTTTCTGTGCCAGCGCGTTTGCTGCGCAACAGGAAGCCCTGCCGCCCACCTGGACCAGTCAGCTTGGGGTGGGGATGAACGTTGACTGGGCGGTAACGGAGCGAGGCATTCGTGAGTTCGATCCTCTGACGGTGCGTGATTTCCAGCAGCGCGGGTTTGGCCACGTCCGCATTCGTGTTGCGGGGCCGATAACGCATCAAAAGCTGGTGCATCTGCGGCGCATTGTGGATGCCTGCGAGCAGTACCATATCGTGCCGGTGATAAGCTACCGGGCAGCGGAGCTGAAAGCCAAGCCGACCTCGGACAACGCAGAGGATATCGTCGAGTGGTGGACGACCGTGGCGCGGTTCTTTGCTAAAAACGATGATTCGTTGGTGTTCGATATTATCGGGCAGCCGGAGGAAAAACTCAGCACCAATCCTCAACTGCTGAACCAAATTTACGACAAAACCGTGAAGGCGATTCATAAAATCAGTCCGCAGCGGCACATCTTTGTCGCACCCCGCAACCACGCCTCTCCGGAAGCGCTGAGTACGCTTAAAATACCTGAATCCCGCCACGGATTGGTCATGGCTGACTGGCATCTGATGCCGGGCGGCCCGAAAAACTGGAATGGCAAAACCTGGAACGGAAAAAACCAGTGGACCACCGGCACGGATGCTGAAAAAGCCGCGATTCATGCCCGCATTGAAACGGCCGTGCGCTGGCAGCAGAAAACCGGCCATCTTTCCTGGGTGGGTAACTGGTCGCCAGGCAGCAAATTACCGCTCGATCAGCAGGTTGCGATGGCGACGTTTGTCGCCTGTGAGCTGCAAAAAGCGCAGATCCCGTATGCGATCAACGGCGATGAAAAATTCTATGATGGGGAAGAGGGGGCCTGGCGCACGGATATGGTGCCGGTGCTGGACGCCATTCTTAAGCCTCAGTGCCAGTAA